The following coding sequences lie in one Chionomys nivalis chromosome 8, mChiNiv1.1, whole genome shotgun sequence genomic window:
- the Tigd3 gene encoding tigger transposable element-derived protein 3, whose translation MELSTKKKLHALSLAEKIQVLELLDESKMSQSEVARRFQVSQPQISRICKNKEKLLADWCSGTANHERKRKRESKYSGIDEALLCWYHIARAKAWDVTGPMLLHKAKELADIMGQDFVPSIGWLVRWKRRNNVGFGARQVLVPLFPPEPPLPGLPSQAQPPLSLKDFSPEDVFGCAEVPLLYRAVPGKVFACDRLQVLLCANSRGTEKRRVFVGGLQAVPRCFFGVNSEALPASYHPDLAIPWSEWLAQFDQDMGQQGRQVALLLAAGVLEEWANLPGLHHVRLLPLSTSSTSPSLPGSVVLAFKAHYRHRLMSKLAAMRSGREGTSLTEARASLTVLDALHMVAAAWAKVPPQLILSSFIQEGLTPGKTLPSLDKVTEMSLLPSGLSQEEFVDLEDEDPGPGVCKEETGTEDSGREDEGFESLPTKADALRALCTLRRWLECNSTSPELFEKFYDCEVEVEQLCCL comes from the coding sequence ATGGAGCTGAGCACCAAAAAGAAACTTCACGCCCTGTCCCTGGCTGAGAAAATCCAAGTGCTAGAACTCCTGGATGAGTCCAAGATGTCCCAATCAGAGGTGGCCCGGCGCTTCCAGGTCTCCCAGCCCCAGATCTCACGTATCTGCAAGAATAAGGAGAAGCTCCTGGCAGACTGGTGTAGTGGCACAGCCAACCATGAGCGCAAGCGGAAGCGTGAATCCAAATACAGTGGGATTGATGAGGCTCTACTCTGCTGGTACCACATTGCCCGAGCCAAGGCTTGGGATGTCACGGGGCCCATGCTGCTCCACAAGGCCAAGGAGCTGGCCGATATCATGGGCCAGGATTTTGTGCCCAGCATTGGTTGGCTGGTCCGCTGGAAACGCCGCAACAATGTGGGCTTTGGGGCTCGCCAGGTCCTTGTTCCTCTGTTCCCTCCGGAACCACCTCTCCCAGGGCTTCCGTCCCAGGCCCAGCCACCACTTTCCCTTAAAGACTTCTCACCAGAAGATGTTTTTGGCTGTGCCGAAGTGCCCTTGTTGTACCGGGCAGTGCCTGGCAAAGTGTTTGCATGTGATCGCTTGCAGGTACTGCTGTGTGCCAACAGCAGAGGCACAGAAAAGCGAAGGGTATTTGTGGGTGGGCTCCAGGCTGTCCCAAGATGCTTCTTTGGAGTCAACAGTGAGGCACTACCTGCCTCTTATCACCCTGATCTAGCCATCCCCTGGTCAGAGTGGCTGGCACAGTTTGACCAGGACATGGGACAGCAGGGCCGACAGGTAGCCTTGCTGCTGGCTGCCGGAGTATTGGAGGAATGGGCCAACCTTCCTGGACTCCACCATGTGCGACTCTTGCCTCTCTCAACCTCCAGCACCTCCCCTTCCCTGCCTGGCTCTGTGGTTTTGGCTTTTAAGGCCCATTACCGTCACCGTCTGATGAGCAAACTGGCTGCCATGCGGAGCGGGAGAGAGGGCACCTCACTGACTGAAGCGAGGGCCAGCCTCACAGTGTTAGATGCTCTGCATATGGTGGCAGCGGCTTGGGCCAAGGTGCCACCTCAGCTTATTTTGAGCAGCTTCATTCAGGAAGGGCTCACTCCAGGCAAAACACTGCCGTCTCTGGACAAAGTCACAGAGATGTCTCTGCTCCCTAGCGGACTGAGTCAAGAGGAGTTTGTGGACCTGGAGGATGAGGACCCAGGCCCTGGGGTGTGCAAAGAGGAGACTGGTACTGAAGACAGTGGGAGGGAGGATGAGGGCTTTGAGTCCCTGCCCACTAAAGCTGATGCCCTCAGGGCACTGTGCACCTTGAGGAGGTGGCTCGAATGTAACAGCACCTCTCCAGAGCTCTTTGAAAAATTTTACGACTGTGAGGTGGAGGTGGAGCAGCTCTGCTGTCTGTGA
- the Slc25a45 gene encoding solute carrier family 25 member 45 — protein MPVEEFVAGWISGAVGLVLGHPFDTIKVRLQTQNTYRGIVDCILKTYRHESVLGFFKGMSFPIASVALVNSVLFGVYSNTLLALTATSHQERRAQPPSYTNIFIAGCTGGVLQAYCLAPFDLIKVRLQNQTEPRMKIGSSEPRYRGPVHCAASILREEGPQGLFRGSWALVLRDTPTLGMYFVTYEGLCRQYTPEGQNPSSTTVLVAGGFAGIASWITATPFDVIKSRMQMDGLKGRKYRGMLHCMASSFRQEGIRVFFKGMTLNSARAFPVNAVTFLSYEYLLSLWR, from the exons ATGCCTGTGGAGGAGTTTGTGGCTGGCTGGATCTCCG GAGCCGTGGGGCTGGTCCTGGGGCACCCGTTTGACACTATAAAA GTGCGCTTACAGACCCAGAACACATACAGGGGCATCGTGGACTGCATACTCAAGACTTACCGCCATGAGTCG GTCCTGGGCTTCTTCAAAGGAATGAGCTTCCCCATTGCCAGTGTAGCCCTGGTCAACTCCGTCCTGTTTGGCGTGTACAGCAACACCCTGCTGGCCCTCACAGCCACCTCCCACCAGGAGCGGCgggcccagccacccagctacacaaacATCTTCATAGCAGGTTGTACTGGGGGTGTCCTGCAG GCCTACTGCCTGGCTCCTTTCGACCTCATCAAAGTCCGTCTACAAAACCAGACAGAGCCAAGGATGAAGATAGGGAGCTCTGAACCCCGATACCGGGGGCCTGTGCACTGTGCAGCCTCCATCTTGAGAGAAGAGGGACCCCAGGGACTGTTCAGAGGATCCTGGGCCCTAGTGCTGAGGGACACCCCTACGTTGGGAATGTACTTTGTCACCTATGAAGGGCTATGTCGCCAGTACACACCAGAAGGCCAGAATCCCA GCTCAACCACAGTACTGGTGGCTGGCGGCTTTGCCGGCATAGCCTCCTGGATCACAGCCACGCCTTTTGATGTGATCAAGTCCCGGATGCAGATGGACGGGCTGAAGGGGAGAAAATACCGGGGGATGCTGCATTGTATGGCAAGCAGCTTCCGGCAGGAAGGAATACGGGTCTTTTTCAAAGGCATGACCCTCAATAGTGCCCGTGCCTTTCCTGTCAACGCCGTTACCTTCCTTAGCTATGAATATCTGCTGAGCTTGTGGAGATGA